ATTGCGATGGAGAAGGAGTTGCGCTTTGCGATCCGTGAGGGCGGCCGGACCGTCGGCGCCGGAGTCATCTCGGAGATTGTTGAGTAATAAACCGTTTTAGAAAGATCAAGGGATATGCCCAGAGACAAGATAACAATAGCGTGTAATGATTGTAAGAGACGTAATTACAATCTGACCAAGAATAAAAGACTGCACCCGGAGCGTGTGGAATATAAGAAGTTCTGTCCTTTTTGTAATAAACATACGTTGCACAAGGAAACCCGGTAGGCCGGAGAAAAGTATTAGGCCAGTAGCTCCAATTGGTAGAGCGCCGGTCTCCAAAACCGGATGTTGGGGGTTCGAGTCCCTCCTGGCCTGTACAAATACATAAGGTGAAAGATGGGTAAATTAGTCAAGTTCTTAAAAGAAGTCCGAGCCGAATTAAACAAGGTGACCTGGCCCACCACCCGGGAACTGATCGGTTCCACGATTGTAACAATTGTTGTCACGGTAATTATCTCGGTTTTTATCGGAATCATTGATCGGCTTTTATCAATGGCAACAGGAACCATTTTTGGGTGAGGTTATCTGACCTATGACATTGCGCTGGTACGCCGTTCACACTTATTCCGGCCATGAGCAGAAGGCGAAGAAGTATCTTGAATCGATCATAGCTTCCTCGGGTCTGCAGGAAAAATTCGGCCAGATTTTAATTCCGACCGAACAGGTTACGGAAATGAAACAGGGGAAAAGAACCACCTCAACCAAGAAATTCCTCCCCAGTTATATTCTGGTTGAAGTGGATCTGGACCGGGTAACTCAGAATCTGGTTATCAATGCTCCGAGTATCACTAATTTTGTCGGGGCAGGAGGTAAACCGCATCCGTTGAAAAAATCGGAAGTGGATCGGATTATGGGGCAGGTGGACAGCTCGCGTACGGCCGAGGTTTCCGATGTGCCTTATAAGGCCGGTGATGCCGTCAAAGTAATTGATGGTCCTTTTGCTGATTTTTCCGGATTTGTCAGCGAGGTCAACATGGAACGGAAAAAGATCAAGGTTATGGTATCGATTTTCGGGCGTCCGACACCGGTCGAACTTGATTTTCTTCAAATTGAACCTGTCAAGCAGAAATCATAAGAAAATTCAGAGTTTGTGGAGATAAAAAATTGGCCAAGAAAGTAGAAACGACAATCAAATTGCAGATTCCGGCCGGCAATGCCAATCCGGCGCCGCCGGTGGGTCCTGCTCTGGGGCAGCACGGCCTTAATATAATGGAATTCTGTAAGGCATTCAATGCCCGGACACAGAACCTGGGCGGTATTATAACCCCGGTTTTGATAACGGTTTACAGCGACAAATCATTCACCTTCGAGACCAAGACACCGCCCGCCTCGGTGCTTTTAAAAAAGGCCGCCGGATTGCAGAAGGGTTCCGGCGAACCCAATCGCAATAAGGTGGGTAAGGTCAGTTCCAAACAGGTTCGCGAAATCGCGGAACTGAAAATGGTCGATCTGAACGCCGCCAATGTCGAAACAGCAATGATGATGGTGGCCGGAACGGCCCGGTCGATGGGTATTGAGGTCGTGGATTAAATAATTAATATTCGATTGCACCTGCTTCGTTCACGAAATGGTTGCGGGGAGAATAGGAGCCTATGAAAAGATCAAAGAAGTATCAGAGTTATCGGGAAAAAGTCGATCGCACCAGAGCATATCCGCTTGATGAAGCCATCAAGATCATGAAGGAGAACAGCTACGTAAAATTCGACGAATCGGTCGAGGTGGCGGCGCGGCTGGGGGTTGATCCCAAACATGCCGACCAGATGGTGCGCGGGACTGTCAGCCTGCCGCATGGAACCGGGAAAAAAATCCGGGTTCTCGTATTTGCCGCCGGCGAAAAAGAAGAGGAGGCCAAACGGGCCGGGGCTGATTTTGTTGGCTCTCAGGAACTGGTGGAAAAAATTCAGGGCGGCTGGATTGATTTCGATGTTGCCGTGGCCACGCCGGATATGATGAAAGTCGTCGGCCGACTGGGTAAAATTTTGGGCGCCCGGGGTCTGATGCCCAACCCGAAGTCGGGAACGGTGACCATGGATCTGGAACGGACAATTAAAGAACTGAAAGCAGGTCGAATTGAATATCGAGTCGACCGCCAATCCAATGTGGCTGTTCCGGTCGGTAAAGTATCCTTTTCCGAAGATCAGATTGCCGAGAATGTCAGGGTTTTTATTGATGCCCTTATTAAAGCCAAGCCTTCTTCGGCCAAAGGAACATATATGCTGGGTATTTCCCTGTGTTCCACGATGGGGGTCGGCCTGAAACTGGATCACCAAGCCATACTGGCGGATATGAAGAAATAGAGGATGCTGATATGCCGAAACCGGAAAAAATTGCAAAAGTCAATGACATAAAAAGACACCTTGAGGAATCGAATTCCATCTTTGTAACCGATTACACCGGTCTCAATGTGGCGGATATTACGGTTCTCAGGAAGAATCTTCGGGAAAACTCGGTCACATATCTGGTGGCCAAAAATACCCTGTTGAAAATTGCCGCCCAGGAAACCGGGTTTGATGGTATTGTAAGCCATCTCACCGGTCAAACGGCCATTGCTTTTACAAAGGCCGATCCCGTGATTCCGGCCAAAATTCTATATGATTCATTTAAGGATAAAGAGAAACCGGTTATCCGGACTTTTGTCCTTGATAAAGAAATTTATCCCGGGACTGATATCGTCCGCCTGGCGGAACTTCCGTCCCGAGAGATTCTCCTGTCCCAAATTATTGCTGCCGTCGAGGCCCCGATCAGTTCCACGATTATGTCAATCGATGCCGTTTTCCAGGAACTAATGGCAACGGTCGAGGCTCTGGCTCAGGCGAAAGGATAAGGTTGAAAAACGTTGGGCTTAAGGTCGTAACGTGGGTCACGCTTCTCAGTGGATTTAGCCCATCTGCTGGACTTGAACGGACGACGGCTTAAATCAAGAGATGAATTAGAGAATAAAATCGAAAGGATACAGAAATGGCAGAGAATGCTGTTATTAATGAAATTGTTGAGAAAATAGCCTCTCTTTCGGCTATGGATCTGGCGGATCTTTCCAAAGCCATCCAGGACAAGTTTGGTGTAAAGCCGATGGCTCCGGTTGCGGCCGCCG
This DNA window, taken from Candidatus Zixiibacteriota bacterium, encodes the following:
- a CDS encoding 50S ribosomal protein L1, which translates into the protein MKRSKKYQSYREKVDRTRAYPLDEAIKIMKENSYVKFDESVEVAARLGVDPKHADQMVRGTVSLPHGTGKKIRVLVFAAGEKEEEAKRAGADFVGSQELVEKIQGGWIDFDVAVATPDMMKVVGRLGKILGARGLMPNPKSGTVTMDLERTIKELKAGRIEYRVDRQSNVAVPVGKVSFSEDQIAENVRVFIDALIKAKPSSAKGTYMLGISLCSTMGVGLKLDHQAILADMKK
- the secE gene encoding preprotein translocase subunit SecE yields the protein MGKLVKFLKEVRAELNKVTWPTTRELIGSTIVTIVVTVIISVFIGIIDRLLSMATGTIFG
- a CDS encoding elongation factor Tu, which codes for IAMEKELRFAIREGGRTVGAGVISEIVE
- the rpmG gene encoding 50S ribosomal protein L33, with the translated sequence MPRDKITIACNDCKRRNYNLTKNKRLHPERVEYKKFCPFCNKHTLHKETR
- the nusG gene encoding transcription termination/antitermination factor NusG, with translation MTLRWYAVHTYSGHEQKAKKYLESIIASSGLQEKFGQILIPTEQVTEMKQGKRTTSTKKFLPSYILVEVDLDRVTQNLVINAPSITNFVGAGGKPHPLKKSEVDRIMGQVDSSRTAEVSDVPYKAGDAVKVIDGPFADFSGFVSEVNMERKKIKVMVSIFGRPTPVELDFLQIEPVKQKS
- the rplK gene encoding 50S ribosomal protein L11, whose product is MAKKVETTIKLQIPAGNANPAPPVGPALGQHGLNIMEFCKAFNARTQNLGGIITPVLITVYSDKSFTFETKTPPASVLLKKAAGLQKGSGEPNRNKVGKVSSKQVREIAELKMVDLNAANVETAMMMVAGTARSMGIEVVD
- a CDS encoding 50S ribosomal protein L10, translating into MPKPEKIAKVNDIKRHLEESNSIFVTDYTGLNVADITVLRKNLRENSVTYLVAKNTLLKIAAQETGFDGIVSHLTGQTAIAFTKADPVIPAKILYDSFKDKEKPVIRTFVLDKEIYPGTDIVRLAELPSREILLSQIIAAVEAPISSTIMSIDAVFQELMATVEALAQAKG